From the Solanum lycopersicum chromosome 10, SLM_r2.1 genome, one window contains:
- the LOC101244130 gene encoding exocyst complex component 5-like codes for MFNTFVSLEKGVDGLFGSFARLDSRISSVGHTAAKIGDHLQSADTQRESASQTIELIKYLMEFNRSAGDLTQLSPLFIDDNRVAEAASIAQKLRSFADEDIGRQKTTVSSAVGNATSHIGLEVAITNLQEYCNGTTANYLFL; via the exons ATGTTTAATACATTTGTCTCG CTGGAAAAAGGTGTAGATGGTTTGTTTGGTAGCTTTGCACGTCTGGATTCACGTATATCAAGTGTCGGTCATACTGCTGCCAAAATAGGAGATCACTTGCAG AGTGCAGATACTCAGAGAGAATCTGCTAGTCAGACGATAGAGCTCATAAAG TACTTGATGGAGTTCAATAGAAGTGCAGGAGACCTGACACAACTTTCTCCtttattcattgatgataaCCGTGTCGCTGAAGCTGCTTCTATTGCCCAGAAATTAA GATCATTTGCTGATGAAGATATTGGAAGACAAAAAACAACTGTCTCCTCTGCTGTTGGAAATGCAACTTCACATATAGGATTGGAAGTTGCTATCACAAACCTCCAGGAGTACTGCAATGGTACAACAGCGAACTACTTATTTCTTTAA